From a region of the Salvelinus alpinus chromosome 2, SLU_Salpinus.1, whole genome shotgun sequence genome:
- the LOC139568104 gene encoding uromodulin-like: MMSSGVLMMLLFFKHVTADNSGVIVAKSIQFSCGGTQCPVGQDCISVGGTLRCADPCQNYTALNDDWRSTTNNNNQVNGGLHCDQSINFQGWYRLFLGHTSVQMPERCVEINMCGTHAPLWLTDPHPQLSDRVVQRGVCGSWSGNCCFFKETPIHVKACYGNYYVYKLVPATGCHLAYCADVNTKVCSTCRDDDTCRSEDKITWRCERKAPTPTPPRITVTTTNPPIMAPEVVCGQSMIQVGLNRANLRAAGLNASTAHLADSRCSAHEDRNGTVWYQVERREGRCGNTLETNTTHAVYSNSLFVYPVDGRNDSLSRPVSFPLSCVYPLGTESSLNVAIRPYLLNSRGAVGVGAKARASMFLYRNSNYTESYPAGEVLLPIGSTLRVGVSVEESGMERFVVVLRDCYANQSPNPDNLPRTYMIQDRCPTNRTQVTVEESGSSLRARFSAALQVDYRYFFLHCSLSLCDQRSSSCTPVCSGRKSRSVSDTVLLKPIAIGPISWAQSLE; encoded by the exons ATGATGTCATCGGGTGTTCTGATGATGCTCCTGTTCTTTAAGCATGTTACTGCAGACAACTCAG GTGTGATTGTTGCCAAATCTATCCAGTTTAGCTGTGGGGGCACACAGTGTCCAGTGGGACAGGACTGTATCAGTGTTGGTGGAACACTTCGCTGTGCAGACCCCTGCCAGAACTACACCGCACTGAATGACGACTGGCgttccaccaccaacaacaacaaccaggTTAATGGGGGCTTACACTGTGACCAGAGCATCAACTTTCAGGGCTGGTATCGCCTGTTCCTGGGGCACACCAGCGTTCAGATGCCAGAAAGGTGTGTGGAGATTAACATGTGTGGAACCCACGCCCCCCTGTGGCTCACGGATCCCCATCCCCAGCTGTCAGACAGGGTGGTTCAGAGGGGTGTCTGTGGGAGCTGGTCTGGTAACTGCTGCTTCTTCAAAGAAACTCCCATCCATGTCAAAGCCTGCTATGGAAACTACTATGTCTACAAGTTGGTTCCTGCAACAGGCTGCCACTTGGCCTACTGTGCAG ACGTCAACACCAAGGTGTGTTCTACCTGTAGAGATGATGACACCTGTAGGAGTGAGGATAAGATCACCTGGAGGTGTGAGAGGAAAG CCCCTACACCTACACCACCTCGGATAACTGTTACCACCACCAATCCTCCTATCATGGCCCCAGAGGTGGTGTGTGGGCAGAGCATGATACAGGTGGGTCTAAACAGGGCTAACCTGAGGGCCGCTGGTCTGAACGCTTCCACAGCTCACCTGGCCGACTCTAGGTGCTCCGCCCACGAGGATCGTAACGGCACGGTGTGGTACCAGGTGGAGCGCAGGGAGGGACGCTGTGGAAACACTCTGGAG ACTAACACCACCCATGCTGTCTACTCCAACAGCTTATTTGTTTATCCAGTAGATGGGAGGAACGACTCTCTCTCCCGACCCGTGAGCTttcctctctcctgtgtctaTCCTCTGGGGACAGAGAGCAGTCTGAATGTGGCCATCAGACCCTACCTACT GAATAGTCGTGGAGCTGTTGGAGTCGGTGCCAAGGCCAGAGCCTCCATGTTTCTGTATCGTAACTCAAACTACACAGAGTCTTACCCAGCTGGTGAAGTCCTCCTGCCGATTGGTTCCACTCTGCGCGTGGGCGTGTCCGTAGAGGAGTCCGGGATGGAGCGTTTTGTTGTTGTTCTAAGGGACTGCTATGCCAACCAATCCCCCAACCCTGATAATCTCCCGCGGACCTACATGATTCAGGACAG GTGTCCTACAAATCGTACCCAGGTGACCGTGGAGGAAAGCGGCTCGTCCCTCAGGGCTCGCTTCTCTGCTGCGTTGCAGGTGGACTACCGTTACTTCTTCCTGCACTGCAGCCTCAGCCTGTGTGACCAGAGGAGCTCCTCCTGCACTCCA gTGTGCTCTGGAAGGAAATCTCGCTCTGTGTCTGATACTGTCCTCCTCAAGCCCATAGCCATCGGGCCAATCAGCT GGGCCCAGAGCCTGGAGTGA
- the LOC139568103 gene encoding uromodulin-like isoform X1 gives MTSSGVLMMLLFFKHVTADNSGTVVTSCEACHDQATCLDSPVERERGDAFQTWSVTCTCQDGFVGDGITCYDLEFCAKGSCCRQGYGWSSELGCVDVDECSLPDQPCSPPQVCENTPGSFNCLVPPEDDLHSSPGSDSRSVQFQCGGRRCPVGEDCISVGGTSLCADPCLHYSVLNDDWRSTTNYGPANGYHCDSSVNWQGWYRLFLGNTSVQMPERCVEKYMCGTEIPLWLPLAHPQLLDGVVQRSVCGHYYYDCCYRRQNPIHVKACYGNYYVYKLVPTTTCNMAYCADVNTTVCSTCGVFDACVSDNETNWRCETKAPELVCGRSLLKVGLPNVYLEAAGLDASSAHLADHRCSAHEDRNGTVWYQVERREGRCGNTLETNATHAVYSNSLFVYPVDGRNDSQPFGFPFSCVYPLETESSLDVAIRPLPLTDHKVVRVGAKAKASMSLYRDTNYTQPYPAGQPVTLIAGSSLYVGVSVEESEAERFVVVLEDCYTTESPSPDNPPQIYMIQDRCPTNRTQVTVEESGSSLRARFSALLQGDYRYIFLHCSLSLCDQRSSSCTPVCSRRRSRSVSKSIRLKPLTIGPITWAQSLE, from the exons ATGACGTCATCGGGTGTTCTGATGATGCTCCTGTTCTTTAAGCATGTTACTGCAGACAACTCAG GTACGGTTGTTACCAGTTGTGAGGCGTGTCATGACCAAGCCACCTGCCTAGACTCACCTGTGGAACGTGAGAGGGGAGATGCTTTCCAAACCTGGTCCGTCACTTGCACCTGTCAAGATGGCTTCGTTGGCGACGGCATCACATGCTACGACCTTGAATTCTGCGCTAAAGGCTCCTGCTGTCGTCAAGGTTACGGCTGGTCCTCGGAGCTGGGCTGTGTGGACGTTGACGAGTGTTCCCTCCCAGACCAACCCTGCAGCCCTCCTCAGGTCTGTGAGAACACCCCCGGATCCTTCAACTGCCTGGTGCCTCCTGAAGACGACCTCCACTCCAGTCCTGGTTCTGACTCCCGTTCAGTGCAGTTTCAGTGCGGGGGGAGACGGTGTCCAGTGGGAGAGGACTGTATCAGTGTTGGTGGAACATCCCTCTGTGCAGACCCCTGCCTGCACTACTCTGTACTGAATGACGACTGGCGTTCCACCACCAACTACGGTCCAGCTAACGGCTACCACTGTGACTCGTCTGTCAACTGGCAGGGCTGGTATCGCCTGTTCCTGGGAAACACCAGTGTTCAGATGCCAGAGAGGTGTGTGGAAAAGTACATGTGTGGGACGGAGATCCCCTTGTGGCTTCCATTAGCGCATCCCCAGCTGTTAGACGGGGTGGTTCAGAGGAGCGTCTGTGGACACTATTACTATGACTGCTGCTACAGGAGGCAAAATCCCATCCATGTCAAAGCCTGCTATGGAAACTACTATGTCTACAAGTTGGTCCCTACAACAACATGCAACATGGCCTACTGTGCAG ATGTCAACACCACGGTGTGTTCTACATGTGGAGTGTTTGATGCCTGCGTGAGCGACAATGAGACCAACTGGAGATGTGAGACGAAAG CTCCAGAGCTGGTGTGTGGGCGGAGCCTCCTGAAGGTGGGCCTTCCAAATGTTTACCTGGAGGCTGCTGGTCTGGATGCTTCCTCTGCTCACCTGGCCGACCACCGCTGCTCCGCCCACGAGGATCGTAACGGCACGGTGTGGTACCAGGTGGAGCGCAGGGAGGGACGCTGTGGGAACACTCTGGAG ACAAACGCCACCCATGCTGTCTACTCCAACAGCTTATTCGTTTATCCAGTAGATGGGAGGAACGACTCCCAACCCTTCGGCTTTCCCTTCTCCTGTGTCTATCCTCTGGAGACAGAGAGCAGTCTGGATGTGGCCATCAGACCTCTCCCACT AACGGATCATAAAGTTGTCAGAGTCGGTGCCAAGGCCAAGGCCTCCATGTCTCTGTACCGCGACACCAACTACACACAGCCTTACCCAGCTGGTCAGCCAGTCACCCTGATTGCGGGTTCCTCCCTGTACGTGGGCGTGTCCGTAGAGGAGTCCGAGGCAGAACGTTTTGTCGTTGTTCTGGAAGACTGCTACACCACGGAATCACCCAGCCCTGATAATCCCCCACAGATCTACATGATTCAGGACAG GTGTCCTACAAATCGTACCCAGGTGACAGTGGAGGAAAGCGGCTCGTCCCTCAGGGCTCGCTTCTCTGCTCTACTGCAGGGGGACTACCGTTACATCTTCCTGCACTGCAGCCTCAGCCTGTGTGACCAGAGGAGCTCCTCCTGCACTCCA GTGTGTTCCAGGAGGAGATCCCGCTCTGTGTCCAAGTCCATCCGCCTCAAGCCCCTCACCATCGGGCCAATCACCT GGGCCCAGAGTCTGGAGTGA